A genome region from Glycine max cultivar Williams 82 chromosome 5, Glycine_max_v4.0, whole genome shotgun sequence includes the following:
- the LOC100796042 gene encoding homeobox-leucine zipper protein HDG11 has translation MEYGGSQSPGEQDGSDSQERRKRYHRHTANQIQRLESMFKECPHPDEKQRLQLSRELGLAPRQIKFWFQNRRTQMKAQHERADNCALRADNDKIRCENIAIREALKNVICPSCGGPPLNDDSYFNDHKLRLENAHLKEELDRVSSIAAKYIGRPISQLPPVQPIHISSLDLSMASFGNQGMVGPAPAPSLNLDLLPAGTSSSMPNLPYQPPCLSDMDKSLMSDIASNAMEEFLRLVQTNEPLWLKSNVDRRDVLSSDAYDRMFSKPNTRSKNPNVRIEASRDSGVVLLNSLALVDMFMDPNKWIQLFPTIVSVARTIQVISSGVMGSCSGSLQLMYQELQVLSPLVSTREFYFLRYCQQIEQGTWAVMDVSYDFPQDSHFAPQFRSHRCPSGCLIQDMPDGHSKITWIEHVEIEDKTLPHRLYRNLIYSGMAFGAERWLTTLQRMCERFTYLMATSNPTRDNLGGVISSPEGKRSMMKLAQRMVTDFCASISTSSGHRWTTLSGLNEIVVRVTVHKSSDPGQPNGVVLSAATTIWLPTPPHTVFNFFKDENKRPQWDVLSNGNAVQEVANIANGLHPGNCISVLRAFNNSQNMLILQESCIDSYGSLVVYCPVDLPSINTAVSGEDPSYIPLLPNGFTILPDGQPDQEGDGASTSSNTNRNIARSGGSLVTIAFQILVSSLPSAKVNMESVTTVNNLIGSTVQQIKSSLSCPT, from the exons TACTGCCAATCAGATTCAGAGGCTTGAGTC AATGTTCAAAGAGTGCCCCCATCCAGATGAGAAACAAAGGTTGCAATTAAGCAGGGAGTTAGGCCTGGCCCCGAGGCAGATTAAGTTCTGGTTCCAAAATAGGAGGACCCAAATGAAG GCCCAACACGAAAGAGCTGACAATTGTGCTCTTCGAGCTGACAATGACAAGATACGTTGCGAGAACATAGCCATCAGGGAGGCCTTGAAGAACGTTATCTGCCCTTCTTGTGGTGGCCCACCTCTCAATGACGATTCTTATTTTAATGACCATAAGTTGCGATTAGAGAATGCCCACCTCAAAGAAGAG CTTGATAGAGTGTCTAGCATTGCTGCCAAGTACATTGGAAGACCAATTTCCCAACTCCCGCCGGTCCAGCCTATTCATATATCGTCTCTGGACTTATCAATGGCGAGTTTTGGAAACCAAGGGATGGTTGGTCCGGCTCCTGCTCCTTCCCTTAATCTTGATCTTCTTCCTGCTGGGACTTCCTCATCCATGCCAAATTTGCCTTATCAGCCTCCTTGCCTTTCGGACATGGACAAGTCTCTCATGTCAGACATTGCCTCCAATGCCATGGAAGAATTTCTCAGGCTCGTGCAGACAAATGAACCCTTGTGGCTTAAATCAAACGTCGACCGTAGAGATGTTCTTAGTTCTGATGCCTATGATAGAATGTTCTCCAAGCCCAATACTCGCTCCAAGAATCCTAATGTTCGAATTGAAGCATCCCGAGATTCTGGAGTCGTATTACTGAATAGTTTAGCTTTGGTTGATATGTTTATGGACCCA AACAAATGGATCCAACTTTTTCCCACAATTGTCTCAGTGGCAAGGACTATTCAAGTCATATCTTCTGGGGTCATGGGCAGTTGCAGTGGTTCTTTACAATTG ATGTATCAAGAGTTGCAAGTGCTTTCTCCACTTGTTTCAACTCGGGAGTTTTACTTCCTGCGTTACTGTCAGCAAATTGAGCAGGGCACATGGGCAGTAATGGACGTTTCTTATGATTTTCCCCAAGATAGCCACTTTGCTCCTCAGTTTCGGTCTCATCGTTGTCCTTCTGGTTGCTTGATCCAGGACATGCCTGATGGGCATTCCAAG ATTACTTGGATTGAACACgtagagattgaagataaaacTCTTCCTCATCGGCTTTATAGAAATCTTATTTATAGTGGGATGGCATTTGGAGCTGAAAGATGGCTTACTACCCTCCAGAGGATGTGTGAAAGATTTACTTATCTGATGGCTACAAGCAATCCTACCCGGGATAATCTTGGAGGAG TAATTTCATCTCCTGAGGGCAAGAGGAGCATGATGAAACTTGCTCAAAGGATGGTCACCGATTTTTGTGCCAGCATTAGCACATCAAGTGGCCATCGATGGACCACGCTCTCTGGGTTGAATGAAATCGTAGTAAGAGTCACTGTCCACAAAAGCTCAGATCCTGGACAACCTAATGGTGTGGTGCTAAGTGCAGCCACTACCATTTGGCTCCCCACCCCTCCACACACTGTCTTTAATTTCTTCAAGGATGAAAACAAAAGACCTCAG TGGGATGTTCTTTCCAACGGTAATGCCGTTCAAGAGGTTGCCAACATAGCAAATGGTTTGCACCCTGGTAACTGTATATCAGTTCTTCGA GCTTTCAACAACAGTCAGAACATGTTAATACTACAAGAAAGCTGCATAGATTCCTATGGTTCACTTGTGGTTTATTGCCCAGTTGATCTGCCATCCATCAACACAGCAGTAAGTGGTGAAGACCCTTCATACATTCCCCTACTACCAAATGGATTTACCATTTTGCCTGATGGTCAGCCTGACCAGGAAGGAGATGGAGCATCAACTAGCTCAAACACAAACAGGAATATAGCAAGGTCTGGTGGTTCACTAGTTACAATTGCATTCCAAATTCTAGTGAGCAGCTTGCCATCTGCTAAGGTCAATATGGAGTCGGTGACAACTGTTAACAATCTTATTGGCTCCACTGTCCAGCAAATAAAGTCTTCCCTAAGTTGTCCTACCTAG